A genomic segment from Desulfonatronum lacustre DSM 10312 encodes:
- the tsaA gene encoding tRNA (N6-threonylcarbamoyladenosine(37)-N6)-methyltransferase TrmO encodes MTEIHPIGLIRSPFKELSGMPIQPAGAAGVRGTVEISEEYQAGLKDLDGFSHLILLYRFHGSQGFSLEVVPFMDTVPRGLFATRAPKRPNSIGLSIVELDRIENGVLHIRNVDILDGTPLLDIKPYVPEFDSHPQARAGWLETPGKTVAERRSDGRFK; translated from the coding sequence ATGACGGAAATACATCCCATTGGACTGATTCGCAGTCCGTTCAAGGAGTTGAGCGGCATGCCGATTCAGCCCGCCGGAGCGGCGGGGGTGCGGGGAACGGTGGAGATATCGGAGGAATACCAAGCCGGGTTGAAGGACCTGGACGGGTTTTCCCACCTTATTCTGCTGTACCGCTTTCATGGCAGCCAGGGGTTTTCTCTGGAGGTCGTGCCGTTCATGGACACCGTCCCCCGCGGCCTGTTCGCCACCCGGGCGCCCAAGCGGCCCAACTCCATCGGTCTGTCCATCGTGGAACTGGACCGGATCGAAAACGGCGTGCTGCATATCCGGAACGTGGACATCCTCGACGGCACCCCGCTTCTGGACATCAAGCCGTATGTCCCGGAATTCGACTCCCATCCCCAGGCCCGGGCCGGCTGGCTGGAAACGCCGGGGAAGACCGTGGCCGAGCGAAGGTCGGAT